Within Populus trichocarpa isolate Nisqually-1 chromosome 6, P.trichocarpa_v4.1, whole genome shotgun sequence, the genomic segment tattatttcattaaactacatgcaatgtcatcacatacgaaatctattcaacaatgactatatttttcatggtttcttaagcacgcaacaacaaaaactgaattttttgttacgtcatcaagcgatatccttctaatttaatgaataaaacacaattaaaataaaaataaaaactgaattttttttaactgggtcgggcccggcaagaacataattggaattgagatcaaatttcacaaatgctacatcatcatgcgatatccttctaatttatatagtgttattaaataatattaaatactagtttttcaagtaaaactcaatttttttaaaaaaaatttacaatttcattacgtccAAAATttattcgacaagaactacagttttcatgaatttttgagcgtgcaataaaattaggtaacatattatcaggaataaaattgagattacagtacgagtaaatttaattcaccttaaattaatttttttaaaaaacaaaaaaaaaattagaagttcatgttcacgtgaacagtgcgagtgaaataaattaactacactggttttttttttaaaaaaaacaacaactgttcacgtgaacagtggagccatgctccactgttaaGAGGAAATCACaacaaaatgctgcttctccaaACCTGTGGTGCAACAGTTAAAATTGGTGGGTCCCATcaatgaaaatcattttttttttattaccaaacaCTTAAATATGTGGTTGCGGGTGAATCTCACCCGcaaccacattaccaaacaaCATCAAAGGTTGCTTACATGAACAATATTGAGTCGGATCGGAAGTGTTTAGATTTGAGCCATTGTATCGAGATTAATGATAATATCGAAAAGTTTTGTATAGCCtcgatattattttttatatattccaAAATGTTTTGATCCAACTCGTCAAGTttggtgaaagaaaaaaactagtattACCATATTTCGAGTTGCACGGTAATATAATCATTTgactattaaataatatttttatttgaataaattgatcttattattttttattgatcttgaattttaaaaaataaaatgtttaaaacatacatacatgcattattaattatgagtggaacttaataataataataataataatttgtcaATCGCTAATTTGGAGGAAGAGATTTAATGAgcagataaaatttataagaatacATTACCTGTTAAGAAAAAGTTCATCCATTTTCCAACTGCTAAAATACATGTTACaaattttgagaaaaactttaaattctatttgattCTGTAATATTAATGTAATATGCAATCCATTCACCTTAATCTAACATATTAATACTtgccaatttaattttaattttgacttatttaaatcttaaatgaaattaattaaaataatatttctacaCGTATAAAACAGTTTATAGTCAaatatttgagagaaaaaaaactaatgattttGGTTGGAGCATCTCCggataaaaataactatttagaAAAGTCAAATTAATGATATAGcctttttaaatagtataaatataatattttttaatatatgcactcaaaaaaaaaaaaaaccatttagaaaaGCCTATATTGAAGATACTCTAGTGTTTTaagaccaaaaaaacaaatacacaatAGCCATAAATACATTTAATTGAAGatataaagatgaaaatataaaataaatttatttttaaaatagtttttgaataaatttctattatttcaaaataaaaaatacgtAAAAATATATCCCCAATGTCCCCGTCATCTTCATCTACTGTCCTTGTCTCGAGACACTAACCAATATGTTTCTTGAAGCCTATATGAACGGAAGCCACTGAAGCAGTAATCACTAGCCACCAAATCCCAGCAATCTTAAATATATTGGCTATAAGAAACGTCACTCTTAAACCATGGGCTATAAGAAATGGGCGACAAGCCGATCACaatgaaataattttagagaGTAGATACACCTGGCAAACTATCGTATAAATGTGGATGCTCATCTTCTAAAGAATCCACATAACTGTTCCAATGATGTCAGGTATGAAGCTAACTGACCTCCGGCGGCCTAAAATGGAACTGGTTAGAGTACCTTAGGCGGGTAGCGCCATCAGTTAAAGAACCGAGCGGTAAATTACTTAGTTGAATCCAATTCAGCAAGCCTCCCCGGCATGTTCCATCATCTGCTTGACAAAATCattgatttggatccaattcTTCAAATTGTTTCTTGAATTCTTCCGCCATTTTTGTCTCCTCATCTTTGCCAAGTGCACAATTTCTCCAATCAGCCCTCTCCGGCATGTTCAGCAAGCCTGCTAGAACCTGcaaaatatttcataattaCCAAGAGGATTGCATGTCCTTAGAAATCATATTCATTACttcctaaaagaaaatgattattcATGCAAGCAGtaaaatcaaagttattttGGAACATAAAGGTTTGATTACAAAATAGCAAAACCAGGTGAATGGATAGTGGAATTTATTTTGCTGCCTGTAAATTAGTTTGAAAGAGGCAGCTTATTAGCCAATTTTCATTAGAAATGCAAACATAACTTATCATTTCTCACAAAAAAATGCACATTGCAAAAGTcagaaaatcaaacaataagCAATTGGATTTAGCATCTTACTTCGCGTCCAAATTGGGCAGGAAAATTCTCATTCTCCTCAACTGAATGTGACAGTATTGTACCTTCTGTGAGTTCCACATAGAAGAAACTATAGTTCCTATCGAACTGCGTCCTTAACCATTCTCTCCCATCTGAACTGTTATTGACTGCAAGGATAACTGAATGAAAATGCTGTTGAAACCAAggaatatcaatttttttttaaatcaaccaaGGAATATCAAGTATTACTCAAAATTACTCATACAAGCCGTCTTCAAGGTGGCTGAGGTCAACATTAACAGAATAATAAACACCTATACTAGAAAAAGATACTACAGACCAGGAAATTAAAATCATGCAGAAGTAAAACCAAAGACAATTGAAGCTTGTTTTGCACCTTGAACttcaaaataaacttgaaacCAAACTTAACCAAAAGATATACATGTTCATGTCATGAAGCTTAGGAGTACATGTAATCAAAAATATGCAAATCATCATCCAGTTGCTGTAATAACATGCATTAAAAACTAGAATGATAGAACTTACACTTCATGACCACAAATTTAAAACCCAACTTTTCTGCAGCCAAGTTACATATATCTTGAACTGCTGCTGCTTTGGTTGATGGAACAGGGACAACCTATGGAAAAGtagagaaaagaacaaaaaaatgtaaaagaccaaggattaataaaaacaatactaaaataaatagcaGTGATAAGGGAAGTAGATTTTTCATTATTGCTATTGTATCATTCAGCCAAAAAGATCTAGACACCCTATGAgaaataaaggatgaaataaaattagcaaGTATTTCTTGTGTCAAGAAGTAAAACACACGGTGAAGATCTTTGTGCACttgtcaacaaaaatatttcaagaaaagcTGGGAGAAAGAGAGGAGTAAGGGAGAGAGAACCATGGATTTTTCACAGCAACGAGTTCTTGTAGAAGTGACAATAGAAGCAATGGATCCTTGAAAGCAATTcagaaattttatttcatcaagCATCTGAATACATTAACAATGACTACCTGAATATTAGCATGGCTACTCCGTTTGGAAATCCACTCAAATAAAATAGCTTCCTTTCCTCGGTTCTTGTAATATAACTTGAGACtgttctggaattttaccagcTCAGAGTTACTTTGTTGAGTTAGTGAAAGGGTACACGGTGCATGCTCAATGGGTATTACCAGAACATGATCTTGAACAAGGGGACCTTTAGGCAGTGCACAATAGTAAAATTCTCCTATGCTAATGATTAGATGTGACTCCACGTTGGGGCTTGACAAACAAAACCAACACTCTTTTGACCTGAAACACAATTAGAGGGTTAATTGCTACAAAAATGACCTATATTTATGTCCTTCAACTTcaggaaaatcaagaaaaatagcagaacaaaacaagaaaatcaacatTCAATGCTTCAAGAGAGGATGATTCAAATAACtagaaccaaaacaaaacatcattaagCAACGGacaattaattgtaaaaaaaaaaaaaaccaacctgtTACCATTATCATTTTCAGAGCCGCGTCTCCTACGAGAATGGCTCTCACCTTCATTCTGCAAGTTGTGCTTAAAGTTGCAGTCTGGACCTCTTTCACATTTTCCTTTGATAAGGAAATCAAGACAAACACCTCCTAAGTATTGTTCCCTTGCATCCATGTCATGTTGGAAGTTACACTTTTCTCCTCGTGGACATGAACcggaatatataaatttaaagcaTAGCTTATTGCCTTCCCCAGATCCAGATTTATGTCGTTTATGGGAGACATCGTACCTCCAATATTGTGAATCTGACACACTAGCAGTAGACCTCTTTGTGACTTCTTCGAGAGCTGTTTTATCTACTACTAATGTGTATGGAGATAAGGTAGTATTTGGAGGTTTCATGCTAATCTCAGCAGCAGACATTGTAGATGCCGGAGTGGGAGAAATGGCGTGGATAAATTTCTGGGAAAAGCAGTGCAGGAACCAACAGTTAAAGAATGCCCAGAAGATAATTCTAAATCGAGTAGGTTGAATAACAACTGCAAGCTAGTCAGAGTATCACATAAAATGAGCACCATCTTGTAAAAAATTCATGCTGAacaagttcaatattaaaacGAAGGAGCTTTATGTAACCactcaaattgaaaagaaactgCAACGAGTATCCTCAAGCAGTcccaaaacacatcaaaatggcAGAAAAGTATTGATAAGTCATGCTGAGAACACAAATTCAACCTGCTTATCCTTGTTTCCAACCATAGCAAGACCAAAGAAACGTGTGACATGCACAGCATCAACATTAGAGTAAGGTTCACGAGCATAGAAAACACCCTTAGTACCTGCAAAGTGGTAGCTGCCACAAAGAACAACCTTTAATGAGAAAAACAGTATTTAGTAAGCACATGCTCCATTCTAATATCCAACAGACAGAGAGACAAGAACAAATAAACATCATTGAAGTATGCAATTGAAGAAGTTGATTCATCAGCACTCATTGCATACCGTGGTTTGATCTCTGCTACTAACTCAGATACGGAAGAATCAGAACCTGTAGTATCCAAGAATCCTGCAGGAATATCAGATGCAGAAGCTCTGTTTGTGACACCACTGGGCCATTCATTAGTAAAATGACATTAAGGAAATCAATcgttcaaacaaacaaaatgtaTACATAGATAATCACtaataacaaatgaaatcatcGAGGATATGTTAAAAACAAGTCAACAACTCCAGGTTCCTCGGCCAATGCTCGCAACGCATCAACATCATCTTGACTGTATGTTCCAAAGTGTTGGCCATTTGATGACTGCCTACCGGATAAGTACACAACAGATAAACCTAATAACATACACAGTAAAtgtaaattacaagaaaataaataccaaTTTGTTGTGTCagaaaaccctaaccctaaccctaccCCTACCCCTACCCCTACCCCTAACTCTACCCAACCATACCGTGGAGAGTGAACTTGCCGCTGCCTCTAAGCCAGAAAAGGTTATCACAAATTTTAAAGCCGTCCATTTTGAAGCCTAAATTGGCGGAGTTTCTGGAAGCAGTGGAGAGGACTTTGGGAGCGGCGACACCGTAGTCGCCGATAAAGTAGGTGGGGAGAGGAATTTGAGAGCGGCCGCCGCCGCCTTCAATGTAGTCCGTGAATTCCTCTAATTGCTCAGCGGAGTCAGGAAAGAACTGCCCCACGCAAAAGAGTGCATCGAATGGGCCCGCCGATTTGTTCACCGATTGGACACGCTTGAAGAGCTGGTTGAGCCGGCCTAAAACGTCACCGCAAAGAAGAATTCTCGGAGTAGACATGATGCTGAAGAGGGGGAAGAGCTGAACCAGGTGAGAAGCGAACTGTGTTAAGAGTAGCCTGATCGAGTCGTACTCAGTagagcaagaaaataaaagaaacggGCCTCCTCCAGATTTTCATTTGAATCTCTTGAATAGTGCgagaaaaagtttttttcaaatcatgttTTGGGCAGTAAAgtattagttttatatattttaaatgattttgataaattcaaattataaaaaatcttaaaattcatttcaaacatatttttataaaaatatttgagtttttttttcaaattatttttcattttaaagaatattaaatttatttctactttttttataattttaatgtgttaatataatttttttttaaaatcttgatctatttttaattaaaaaaaaatactatacacCAATCACATACTAAATACATTCTTAATTTATaaggaataaaatatatatttgtaaatataaaatagatattttaccaatattaattgaaaagcattactaatatattttaagttatgtttagtaataaatttttttttcatttttcttctccttctcttatttttcttttccaataaaaaataaaaaatcttgttcatttcttaaagtttttttttttaattttcatcttcgaAAACTGAAAATAtgttcatattattttgttttttatttagagaaaaatgacaaaagaaaaatcatgttcaaattaacttgtttttcaagatattttttacatttacacaaatattttccttttcatctttaaagtatttatttatttatatttatttatttattattgtttagagagagaaaaaattcaacctaattaaattaaataaaatacaagaacaAGCCTTTCACCACTAAAAATTATAACATCAATAAGCATGTTAACATACTATTCTTAACTATAATGTGAAGGAACCTAAATCTTCAATGTCTCGTATCACACAAACATAAGActaaataaagtataaatttaGAGATCTAGCTATGATCACAATAGTAATAGTTTAATGGCTAATTTGAATCTTCTTTAAAAGGTAACATTGCTCTTagtgaaatgcatcaaaatagaCCAtgaatcaaaatcattttttgcaaaaaagacaaataaacatAGCTTAGTATAGCgaagtatataaaaaactttcacaaataaattatttttattttttacgaaGTTTCTTTATTGGCCACAAACATTGGCAAGAGTAAAGTTGGGTAATCCCAAAACATCAAAGAAGTTTTGACTAACTCAAATAAAGAGGAAAAGATACAACAACAAACTAGTATGCAGCAGACATTGATGAAGAGATTGGATagcaaaacatatatttttaagatgttatttgataattgaCATTGATGAAGAGATATTACTCTAATTTATTTCCCTTCCTAGCTATAATCAAGATGAAGCACTAAAGCAAATctcaacaattattttatctataattGTTCCAGACATTGATAAAGAGATCGGATagcaaaacatatatttttaaaatgttattggATAATTGACATTAATGATAAGATATTACTCTAATTTATTTCTCTTCCTTGCTATAATTAGGATGAAGTACTAAAGCAAATCTCAACAATTACTTTATCTATAATTGTTACAGACATTGATGAAGAGATTAGATAgcaaaagatatatttttaagatgttATTTGACAATTGACATTAACAATAAGATTTTACTCTAATTTATTTCTCTTCCTTGCTATAATCGGGATTAAGCACTAAAGCAAATCTTAACAATTACTTTATCTATAATTGTTCATGAGATTATCGATTCATATAGTCAATATATGTGAGCGTGTGTATGCAAATGATGATAGTCtataattcaagaaataataacagatatctcaaataaaagaataagataaaagaatattacctttacaaatattataatttttttgtttaatataataaaacaaataaaaatatgtttgatcgAGGTGTAGCAACTTAACAAACTAGAGATGCAACTCAAAAGCATATGACTAGAGCACcattgaataagaaaatccaGATAAAGTCaataatatatgatatataagtatcttctatttatttatccaTGATATAATTTCTGAATAACTTATAAGAttggataaataaatacataaagcaTAGGAAACTCATTTTAAGAAAATGTGAAAGGCTGAAACACATAAAGAGAAGGATGAATTAGGTATTCTAAAACTAAACCCAACAATTCAATTTATACTAAATAACCACAAAGTACGCAACCACACCATACATCACACAATAACCTTTTCAACCACACTAGCATAAGGTAATAAACTTTCTAACACATATTAACACAATAACACTAAGTTTATCCACAAGGTAATAACAAGCAgatgaaaatgcaaaaatataaagagatagGAATTAGACATacacatatattttatatggcTTCGATACTAACCACCTACTCTACTTCTCAAACAATAAGTTCGGGCTTTTACTATCACTCACTTTTTATTTCACATGCTAGACCACACCTTATAACTGAATCCTTTTATAGTTTCAAGGTTCAAACCTTTAGAATGATCCTTTATACTGGGCTCAAGATCAAATCCACTAATATTTTTCACAAACAAAGATTGAAACCTAAGGTGGTCTTATTCTAAAAGATAGACCCAAACTTATATAAGCACTCACAAGAAAGCTTATTATCAAAATCCAAGTGGTTATAGTGCCACTTATGCTTTAATAATAAGTTTcactcagaaaaataaaaaaaaaatgctttaataaCAACTCTATTTGTGTGAGGTAGGAGATGCAATTAATGTGTAAGAATAATCAAAGGTTAGCTCAAAGTAAAAAGGATATGGTTATGCAAGAATAGGAATTATAGCTCAATAATTTCAACAATCTTATAAAAGGTGTACGAAAATGcctataagaaagaaagaaagaaagaaagactaGTAGCCATTTAGAGTAAGGAAGAATAGGTCtaacatttgaattttataagtCTAATATACTATATGGTTCAAGCTaaatgttataaattttttttgtcatctacAAGGTAAAAGTGGCATTGTAGAACGAGATATTTGAAATGATTGTCTTATTTATCTAAGTTGGgaaatgaaagataaaataattttgaatttaaatattggTGTAAggataaagaaatttaaatcttGGTGTATGGACAAGTTAGATATAACTATTACACACTTGAACACAATAGATAATTTAGCTCACTTAAGTGATAAGGTGGTCAACCATTCGTTAAGAAAGTCACTTGGTATAGTAGATgccttaaagaaaaaattacccGACAAGGTTGTTTGGTTTActagttttctttttagttttgtacTTGGTTCGGTTAATTGGTGTACAATATGATGTATGGCTTACTAAATGCTTTAGGAATGTATTTGACATTATCATCTAGTGTGTCATAACCCaaaatttgaccctcaattccaaaatgtttttccaaaaaaataagtaaaaaattaaaaaaactgtaattttgatgcatttcaggtGTTCACACACCCCGATTTGCAATTCTcaactatttttatcttgttgTTATCTTctcaaaaaatcaattccaaaatatttttcaaaaaacccaaaacaaataagcaaaaaataaGTGTTTTCGATGCATTTCAGTCGTTCGTACgtccattttataatttttaactatttttaccttgttgatgttttcttgaaaaatcaaatatttaaaaatatgtttttgatgcattttcgctcatttgttaatttctcaacatctttttgaaaaataaaaataaaatccaaaaacatgtgTATGCTCTactgaaattttgataaatttcctTTATAAATAGAACATTCCAAGTTATTGACTTATCAAATAACCACGATTTAATTATCTTGAATCATCATCCACATCAaccattcatcaattaaatccaaaccacacaacatcacatacaattatttatatgacacattaattatataatgatAAGGGTTCATATAATATCTTAGCACATATAAACAATGAGTAAAGAGAATAGGTAGTTTAAAGTTCATATGTCTATAATTGAAAGTTAagcaaatatattttacatgctTAAACAAAGTTATCTTATAAGTTAAAACGTATGATATTATACCTAGCATACAAAAGCAAATGTGATAAGGAAATCTACTCTTGACGAGTATGAGatgatcttgaaaaaaattacaataactaaaataaataaatgataaaatcaaattgaaacatatatattagatacaggcaattatgttctattttcttcatgttccATCCGTAATCTGAGTCACTAGTTAAAACCGATaccaattttcaatttgatatcattaactttTGTTCCGATAATTAGCAATCACATTTTCTAATACATGTCAATGTCAATGAACTCATTGGCATCATTAGCTTTTCCAATACCCGgaattagaaaaacaagaaaattatagaGAAAACATTTCAAGCTACtcaaataaaaatgttatgGTGTAGCACATCTACCTAGCACCCGTACTCTCACTTGACTCCTTGCTATTGTCTAGATCCCGTGGTCTCTCCTGCACTTAAAGGATTTAGAATCATCAcaacatttcatatttttaattctttatattGAAAACTTTATAAACAAGAAGTTATATACAAACCCACATTcttctttttaacaatttaaatttagcCAAAAAAACAGATTGTGTGTGTCTAATTATTTTATGCTTGAATTACTTGTTTATGAAGCATATAGGGGAGGATTGATGGAATATTTTAGGCGTTGTTAAGACTTTAGATATTTTGCATGATAACTTTTACTAGCCTAAGATGAAATGAGATGTTAAAAGAATTTGTGATAGGTGCATAACATATAGACAATATAAGTATAAAGTTTTGCCTATTGGTTTGTATATTTCTTTATCAGTATCTAAGAAACCTTGAGTTAATatatctattaattttattttagatttgctTAGGTCAAAAAAGGTAGGAATTCTATTTTTGTGATTGTAGATATGTTTTCTAAGATGATACATTTTATATCTTGTCATAAAACCGATGTTGCAGCTAATAtaacaaacttattttttatggagaTACTTCAACTTCATGGGGTTCTTAGAAGCATTGTGTCTTAACATGTTTTAAGTTTCTTAGCTACTCTTGGAAGGTTTTGTGGAGTAAGT encodes:
- the LOC18100387 gene encoding zinc finger CCCH domain-containing protein 64 isoform X2; amino-acid sequence: MSTPRILLCGDVLGRLNQLFKRVQSVNKSAGPFDALFCVGQFFPDSAEQLEEFTDYIEGGGGRSQIPLPTYFIGDYGVAAPKVLSTASRNSANLGFKMDGFKICDNLFWLRGSGKFTLHGLSVVYLSGRQSSNGQHFGTYSQDDVDALRALAEEPGVVDLFLTNEWPSGVTNRASASDIPAGFLDTTGSDSSVSELVAEIKPRYHFAGTKGVFYAREPYSNVDAVHVTRFFGLAMVGNKDKQKFIHAISPTPASTMSAAEISMKPPNTTLSPYTLVVDKTALEEVTKRSTASVSDSQYWRYDVSHKRHKSGSGEGNKLCFKFIYSGSCPRGEKCNFQHDMDAREQYLGGVCLDFLIKGKCERGPDCNFKHNLQNEGESHSRRRRGSENDNGNRSKECWFCLSSPNVESHLIISIGEFYYCALPKGPLVQDHVLVIPIEHAPCTLSLTQQSNSELVKFQNSLKLYYKNRGKEAILFEWISKRSSHANIQVVPVPSTKAAAVQDICNLAAEKLGFKFVVMKFNNSSDGREWLRTQFDRNYSFFYVELTEGTILSHSVEENENFPAQFGREVLAGLLNMPERADWRNCALGKDEETKMAEEFKKQFEELDPNQ
- the LOC18100387 gene encoding zinc finger CCCH domain-containing protein 64 isoform X1, translating into MSTPRILLCGDVLGRLNQLFKRVQSVNKSAGPFDALFCVGQFFPDSAEQLEEFTDYIEGGGGRSQIPLPTYFIGDYGVAAPKVLSTASRNSANLGFKMDGFKICDNLFWLRGSGKFTLHGLSVVYLSGRQSSNGQHFGTYSQDDVDALRALAEEPGVVDLFLTNEWPSGVTNRASASDIPAGFLDTTGSDSSVSELVAEIKPRYHFAGTKGVFYAREPYSNVDAVHVTRFFGLAMVGNKDKQKFIHAISPTPASTMSAAEISMKPPNTTLSPYTLVVDKTALEEVTKRSTASVSDSQYWRYDVSHKRHKSGSGEGNKLCFKFIYSGSCPRGEKCNFQHDMDAREQYLGGVCLDFLIKGKCERGPDCNFKHNLQNEGESHSRRRRGSENDNGNRSKECWFCLSSPNVESHLIISIGEFYYCALPKGPLVQDHVLVIPIEHAPCTLSLTQQSNSELVKFQNSLKLYYKNRGKEAILFEWISKRSSHANIQVVPVPSTKAAAVQDICNLAAEKLGFKFVVMKFILAVNNSSDGREWLRTQFDRNYSFFYVELTEGTILSHSVEENENFPAQFGREVLAGLLNMPERADWRNCALGKDEETKMAEEFKKQFEELDPNQ
- the LOC18100387 gene encoding zinc finger CCCH domain-containing protein 64 isoform X3 — translated: MSTPRILLCGDVLGRLNQLFKRVQSVNKSAGPFDALFCVGQFFPDSAEQLEEFTDYIEGGGGRSQIPLPTYFIGDYGVAAPKVLSTASRNSANLGFKMDGFKICDNLFWLRGSGKFTLHGLSVVYLSGRQSSNGQHFGTYSQDDVDALRALAEEPGVVDLFLTNEWPSGVTNRASASDIPAGFLDTTGSDSSVSELVAEIKPRYHFAGTKGVFYAREPYSNVDAVHVTRFFGLAMVGNKDKQKFIHAISPTPASTMSAAEISMKPPNTTLSPYTLVVDKTALEEVTKRSTASVSDSQYWRYDVSHKRHKSGSGEGNKLCFKFIYSGSCPRGEKCNFQHDMDAREQYLGGVCLDFLIKGKCERGPDCNFKHNLQNEGESHSRRRRGSENDNGNRSKECWFCLSSPNVESHLIISIGEFYYCALPKGPLVQDHVLVIPIEHAPCTLSLTQQSNSELVKFQNSLKLYYKNRGKEAILFEWISKRSSHANIQVVPVPSTKAAAVQDICNLAAEKLGFKFVVMKSFSFSYPCSQ